Proteins co-encoded in one Sporosarcina sp. FSL K6-1522 genomic window:
- the lgt gene encoding prolipoprotein diacylglyceryl transferase — protein MFELLAINPVAFSLGPIAVRWYGIIIALGIVLAFIVVQKEMVKRGMHPDFLTDLLIWAVPISILSARIYYVIFEWEAYKGQPWRMIAIWEGGIAIHGALIGAFITTYVYTKRRGVSFWKTVDIAAAGILIGQIIGRWGNFMNQEAHGGPVSEKFLETTIIPDWIMNQMTIDGITYHPTFLYESLWNVVGLIIILLLRKVNLKRGEMFLFYLVWYSIGRFFIEGMRTDSLYVIGELRAAQLVSVTTIVIGIILFVVRRYVQKVNERYQD, from the coding sequence ATGTTTGAGTTATTAGCCATTAATCCAGTCGCATTTTCGTTAGGGCCAATAGCTGTGCGTTGGTACGGTATTATTATCGCACTTGGGATTGTCCTTGCGTTTATTGTCGTGCAAAAAGAGATGGTGAAACGTGGCATGCATCCGGATTTTTTAACGGATCTGTTGATTTGGGCAGTGCCAATATCCATTCTGAGTGCGCGTATTTACTATGTGATTTTTGAATGGGAAGCGTACAAAGGTCAGCCGTGGCGCATGATTGCGATTTGGGAAGGTGGTATCGCAATTCATGGTGCGTTAATCGGTGCATTTATTACGACGTATGTGTATACGAAACGCCGTGGCGTCTCGTTTTGGAAAACAGTCGATATCGCGGCCGCCGGAATTCTGATTGGGCAAATTATTGGCCGTTGGGGCAATTTCATGAATCAAGAAGCGCATGGTGGACCTGTTTCGGAGAAATTCCTAGAAACGACAATCATTCCGGATTGGATTATGAACCAAATGACGATTGATGGGATAACGTATCATCCAACATTTTTATATGAGTCTCTGTGGAATGTTGTGGGACTGATTATTATTTTGCTGCTGCGCAAAGTAAATTTAAAGCGCGGAGAAATGTTCTTGTTTTACCTCGTTTGGTATTCAATTGGACGTTTCTTCATCGAAGGAATGCGGACGGATAGTTTGTATGTGATTGGCGAGCTTCGGGCGGCACAGCTTGTGTCTGTTACGACAATTGTCATTGGGATTATCTTGTTTGTCGTTAGGCGCTATGTGCAGAAAGTGAATGAACGCTATCAAGATTAA
- a CDS encoding nucleoside recognition domain-containing protein has translation MGTLQNGLKAGLRTTWTLGKIIFPITILVTILQYTPVLPWLIQLVEPFMGIFGLSGEAAIPLVLGNALNLYAGIAGMLSLDLTVKEVFILAMMMSFAHNLFIETGVALKVGVKLWVVLLVRFGLAALSGIVINLVWQGGGEVAKYGMVPSQVTVPEGWLEIGLLGVQKASYGVLQLALIVIPLMIFVQFLKDRQYLERFSEKMTPLTKVIGVQPNASLTFVAGLVIGLAYGAGVMIQAVQEEGVSKKDATLVFIFLVACHAVIEDTLLFIPLGIPVWPLLIIRVITAFVLTIVVAYLWRRAERQEKKGEPIIDG, from the coding sequence ATGGGGACGCTTCAAAATGGCTTGAAAGCAGGCCTGCGTACGACATGGACATTGGGGAAAATCATTTTTCCAATTACGATATTGGTGACCATTTTGCAATATACACCTGTGTTACCGTGGCTGATTCAACTTGTTGAACCGTTTATGGGGATTTTCGGTTTAAGTGGGGAAGCGGCAATCCCGTTAGTGCTTGGGAATGCATTGAATTTGTATGCGGGTATCGCAGGTATGCTGTCGCTAGACTTGACGGTGAAGGAAGTATTTATTTTAGCAATGATGATGTCCTTTGCCCATAATCTGTTCATCGAAACAGGTGTGGCGCTGAAGGTGGGTGTGAAGCTCTGGGTCGTGCTACTTGTCCGATTTGGGCTTGCGGCACTATCTGGTATTGTCATTAATCTCGTATGGCAAGGTGGCGGAGAAGTTGCGAAGTACGGGATGGTACCTAGTCAGGTGACTGTGCCAGAAGGTTGGCTGGAAATTGGGTTACTTGGCGTCCAAAAAGCAAGTTATGGTGTGTTGCAGTTAGCGCTTATCGTCATTCCATTAATGATTTTTGTCCAGTTTTTAAAGGATCGACAGTATTTGGAACGTTTTTCAGAGAAAATGACACCCTTAACGAAGGTGATTGGTGTACAACCGAATGCCTCGTTAACCTTCGTTGCGGGTTTGGTCATCGGCCTTGCGTATGGCGCAGGTGTTATGATTCAAGCGGTGCAAGAAGAGGGAGTTAGCAAAAAGGATGCGACATTGGTCTTCATCTTTTTAGTTGCCTGCCATGCGGTCATAGAGGATACGCTACTCTTTATTCCGTTAGGTATTCCGGTATGGCCATTGCTCATTATTCGAGTTATTACTGCATTTGTGTTGACGATTGTCGTCGCTTATCTGTGGAGGCGAGCGGAACGTCAAGAAAAGAAAGGGGAACCAATCATAGATGGCTAA
- the ppaX gene encoding pyrophosphatase PpaX yields MAKPITTLLFDFDGTLLDTNELIIQTFQHVLDKHYPGEYERADILPFLGPTLMDTFGKVNPERAEEHIAEYRAWNIAHHDDLAYEFDGVSETLRLLKAAGMKMAIVSTKRKDMIERGLGLLDVEGVFDVVIGIDDVTNPKPDPEPIVLALEKLGATAEEALMIGDNYHDIEGGKNAGVRTAAVAWSIKGESFLQTYQPDYMLHHISDMLKIVKGEPV; encoded by the coding sequence ATGGCTAAACCGATTACGACATTATTATTTGATTTTGATGGAACATTACTAGATACGAATGAGTTAATTATTCAAACGTTTCAACATGTCCTCGACAAGCATTATCCGGGAGAATATGAGCGAGCGGATATTTTACCCTTTCTCGGACCGACACTGATGGATACTTTTGGTAAAGTAAATCCAGAGAGAGCGGAGGAACATATAGCAGAGTATCGTGCATGGAATATCGCTCATCATGATGACTTGGCGTATGAATTTGATGGTGTTTCTGAAACGTTGCGCTTGTTGAAGGCGGCGGGCATGAAGATGGCCATCGTCTCGACAAAGAGAAAGGACATGATTGAGAGAGGTTTGGGGTTGCTAGATGTAGAAGGTGTCTTTGACGTAGTCATTGGTATAGATGATGTCACGAACCCGAAACCCGATCCAGAGCCGATTGTCCTTGCGCTCGAAAAGTTAGGAGCTACAGCAGAGGAAGCGCTGATGATTGGTGACAATTATCATGATATCGAAGGTGGAAAAAATGCAGGTGTCCGCACTGCGGCGGTTGCTTGGTCTATAAAAGGGGAATCCTTCTTGCAAACGTATCAGCCGGATTATATGTTGCACCATATTTCGGATATGCTGAAAATCGTTAAAGGTGAACCGGTGTGA